Proteins encoded by one window of Enterococcus faecalis:
- the ulaG gene encoding L-ascorbate 6-phosphate lactonase: MSKSIHEITKESWLKATFPEWGTYLNEEINQTTVLQGTVALWWLGCTGIWLKTHENTNILCDLWCGTGKQTHGNGLMKNGHQMMRMSGCQKMQPNLRTQPFVIDPFEIKEVDALVVTHIHSDHLDIHTAAAVHQNCPKALFIGPKEVVKTWQRWGVPAEKTRVIEPGQEIKVNDVNVVALEAFDRTALITSDDPENTFKGKMPQDMNELAVNYLFETSGGTVYHAGDSHYSNLFAKHGNQYAIDVCLGAYGENPRGITDKITSVDMLRMAESLNAKVVIPVHYDIWSNFMADPKEIMEIWKFKKDRLHYQFKPYIWQVGGKFVYPDDKDNLEFNFDRGFDDVFVKENDTPFPSFL; encoded by the coding sequence ATGAGCAAATCGATTCATGAAATTACAAAAGAAAGTTGGTTGAAGGCGACATTTCCAGAATGGGGCACTTATTTAAACGAAGAAATTAATCAGACAACTGTGCTTCAAGGAACGGTTGCACTCTGGTGGCTTGGTTGTACAGGCATTTGGCTGAAAACGCATGAGAACACGAATATTTTATGTGATTTATGGTGTGGAACAGGAAAACAAACGCACGGGAACGGCTTAATGAAAAATGGACATCAAATGATGCGCATGAGTGGTTGCCAAAAAATGCAACCTAATTTAAGAACACAACCTTTTGTGATTGATCCTTTTGAAATAAAAGAGGTTGATGCTTTAGTTGTCACACATATTCATTCAGACCATTTGGATATTCACACAGCTGCTGCTGTTCATCAAAATTGTCCTAAGGCTCTATTTATTGGTCCAAAAGAAGTAGTGAAAACATGGCAGCGTTGGGGTGTTCCGGCAGAAAAAACACGGGTTATAGAACCTGGTCAAGAAATAAAAGTGAATGATGTGAATGTAGTGGCCTTGGAAGCTTTTGATCGAACCGCGCTAATTACTTCTGATGATCCTGAAAATACATTTAAAGGTAAAATGCCTCAGGACATGAATGAACTAGCTGTCAATTATCTATTTGAAACCTCAGGTGGTACGGTATATCACGCCGGAGACTCTCATTATTCTAACTTGTTTGCGAAACATGGTAATCAATATGCAATTGATGTTTGCTTAGGAGCATATGGCGAAAATCCTCGCGGTATCACAGATAAAATAACTTCTGTTGATATGTTGAGAATGGCAGAATCTTTAAATGCGAAAGTAGTCATTCCTGTTCATTATGATATTTGGTCTAATTTTATGGCGGATCCAAAAGAAATCATGGAAATTTGGAAATTTAAAAAAGATCGTTTACATTATCAATTTAAACCATATATTTGGCAAGTGGGTGGCAAATTTGTTTATCCAGATGACAAAGACAACTTAGAATTTAACTTTGATCGTGGCTTTGATGATGTTTTTGTTAAAGAAAATGATACACCATTTCCTTCATTCTTGTAA
- the dapD gene encoding 2,3,4,5-tetrahydropyridine-2,6-dicarboxylate N-acetyltransferase: MDAYEIIQYIGDAKKQTPVKVTLKGQLKEVTFPETIKVFNNCKTGTLFGDWADVKPFLEANKEKIEDYVVENDARNSAIPFLDLKDINARIEPGALIREKVEIGDQAVIMMGAILNIGAVVGAGTMIDMGAVLGGRATVGKHCHIGAGTVLAGVIEPPSAAPVVIENEVVIGANAVVLEGVRVGEGAVVAAGAVVVEDVPAHTVVAGVPAKVIKQIDDKTKSKTEILEELRKL; the protein is encoded by the coding sequence TTGGACGCATATGAGATTATTCAGTATATTGGCGATGCCAAAAAGCAAACGCCTGTTAAAGTAACACTGAAAGGGCAATTAAAAGAAGTCACGTTTCCGGAAACAATTAAGGTCTTTAATAATTGTAAAACTGGGACATTGTTTGGCGATTGGGCTGACGTAAAACCTTTTTTAGAAGCAAACAAAGAAAAAATTGAGGATTATGTTGTAGAAAACGATGCACGTAACTCAGCAATTCCTTTTCTTGATCTGAAAGACATTAATGCTCGGATTGAACCAGGTGCTTTGATTCGCGAAAAAGTTGAAATTGGCGATCAAGCGGTGATTATGATGGGGGCTATTCTAAATATTGGCGCCGTCGTTGGTGCAGGGACTATGATCGATATGGGCGCTGTTTTGGGCGGTCGTGCAACTGTAGGGAAGCATTGTCATATTGGCGCAGGAACGGTTTTAGCTGGTGTCATTGAACCACCAAGTGCCGCACCTGTGGTTATTGAAAACGAGGTTGTCATTGGAGCGAATGCGGTCGTACTAGAAGGGGTTCGTGTTGGTGAAGGTGCCGTTGTGGCTGCTGGGGCAGTAGTTGTGGAAGACGTTCCAGCGCATACCGTTGTTGCAGGCGTGCCAGCAAAAGTAATTAAACAAATTGATGATAAAACCAAGAGTAAAACAGAGATTTTAGAAGAATTACGTAAACTCTAA
- a CDS encoding L-ribulose-5-phosphate 4-epimerase: MNNKAIIQAMKQRVYEANLALPKLGLVKLTWGNVSEINRTLGIIVIKPSGVKYQEMTKEQMVVTDLNGQLLETNALKPSSDLPTHLYLYQKMPEIGAIAHTHSLNSVTWAQAGRALPPYGTTHADAFYGAVPCTRALSESEIKENYEEETGKVIVETFHEQELDPLAIPGVLVYGHGPFTWGMTPEKAVENSLILDEICSMARLTEIINPAVEPIDHFLLDKHYLRKHGISAYYGQ; this comes from the coding sequence ATGAACAATAAAGCGATCATCCAAGCAATGAAACAACGTGTTTATGAAGCGAATCTGGCTTTGCCAAAACTGGGCTTAGTCAAATTAACGTGGGGCAATGTTAGTGAAATCAATCGGACATTAGGGATTATCGTAATTAAACCAAGCGGCGTCAAGTATCAAGAAATGACCAAGGAACAGATGGTAGTGACTGATTTAAACGGACAACTATTGGAAACCAATGCATTAAAGCCGTCTTCTGATTTACCCACGCATCTTTATCTTTATCAAAAAATGCCAGAAATTGGAGCGATTGCGCACACGCACTCCCTGAATAGTGTTACGTGGGCTCAAGCAGGGCGAGCCTTACCTCCTTACGGTACCACCCATGCGGATGCTTTTTATGGCGCTGTACCTTGCACAAGAGCGCTCTCTGAAAGTGAAATTAAAGAAAACTATGAAGAAGAGACTGGCAAAGTCATTGTTGAAACATTTCATGAACAAGAACTAGATCCTTTAGCAATTCCAGGAGTGCTAGTTTATGGACATGGCCCATTTACTTGGGGAATGACTCCGGAAAAAGCAGTTGAAAACAGCTTGATTTTAGATGAAATCTGTTCAATGGCACGTTTGACGGAAATAATTAATCCAGCTGTTGAACCAATTGATCATTTTTTATTGGATAAACACTATCTTAGAAAACATGGGATTTCCGCTTATTATGGTCAGTGA
- a CDS encoding PTS sugar transporter subunit IIB, producing MRILVSCANGSGTSLMMMRSVEKAMKELGVPITKIHHCAISEGKSSASQYDVVFTPVNFLQMFQQAEKRGVTVIGIKNVMSAKEIQEKYMASDRYQKSE from the coding sequence ATGAGAATACTTGTTTCCTGTGCCAATGGTTCTGGCACGAGTCTAATGATGATGCGGAGTGTTGAAAAAGCAATGAAAGAATTAGGTGTACCGATTACAAAAATTCATCATTGCGCCATTTCAGAAGGAAAAAGCTCTGCTAGCCAATACGACGTTGTTTTTACTCCAGTCAATTTTTTACAAATGTTTCAGCAAGCAGAAAAACGTGGAGTCACAGTGATTGGCATTAAAAATGTAATGTCTGCAAAAGAAATTCAAGAAAAATATATGGCTTCAGATCGTTATCAAAAATCTGAATAA
- a CDS encoding L-ribulose-5-phosphate 3-epimerase, translated as MARIGLYEKALPQNLTWAERLTWAKKLGFDFLEMSIDESDERLARLAWTPSQLQELYQLMVKEDFFIHSLCLSGHRRFPLGSLNKETREKGRKILSQAIRLAHQLNIRVIQIAGYDVFYEEKTAETREFFLQGLKKGVEEAAQYGVILAVEIMDDPFMNSIQKFLEIKEQIPSPFLHVYPDLGNLSAWPENNPAVELEKGIAEIAAIHLKDTFAVTDTFEGKFREVTFGEGCVDFTGLLKTLKRLNYSGPFLIEMWNETDLNFQEKIQAAQQYLYPKLAEVGYYEQ; from the coding sequence ATGGCACGAATTGGACTGTATGAAAAAGCACTCCCGCAAAATTTAACTTGGGCAGAACGATTAACATGGGCCAAAAAGTTAGGGTTTGATTTTTTAGAAATGTCAATTGATGAATCCGATGAACGTTTAGCACGATTGGCTTGGACACCAAGCCAGTTACAAGAACTTTATCAATTAATGGTGAAAGAAGATTTTTTTATCCATTCTTTGTGTTTAAGTGGTCATCGGCGGTTTCCTTTAGGCTCTTTAAATAAAGAAACACGTGAAAAAGGGCGGAAAATTTTATCTCAAGCGATTCGTTTGGCTCATCAATTAAACATACGGGTAATTCAAATAGCTGGCTATGACGTCTTTTACGAAGAAAAAACTGCCGAAACAAGGGAATTTTTTCTTCAAGGTCTGAAAAAGGGCGTTGAGGAAGCTGCACAATACGGTGTCATTCTGGCTGTTGAGATTATGGATGACCCTTTTATGAATAGCATACAAAAATTTCTAGAAATTAAGGAACAAATTCCGTCTCCTTTTTTGCATGTTTATCCTGATTTAGGTAATTTGTCTGCTTGGCCGGAAAATAATCCGGCGGTTGAGCTTGAAAAGGGAATTGCTGAAATCGCTGCTATTCACTTAAAAGATACCTTCGCTGTAACAGACACATTTGAAGGGAAGTTTCGGGAAGTTACTTTTGGAGAAGGCTGTGTTGATTTTACAGGCTTATTAAAAACACTCAAGCGGTTAAACTATAGTGGTCCTTTTTTAATTGAAATGTGGAATGAAACGGATTTGAATTTTCAAGAAAAAATTCAAGCCGCGCAGCAGTATCTCTATCCCAAATTAGCAGAGGTGGGTTATTATGAACAATAA
- a CDS encoding PTS sugar transporter subunit IIA: protein MLTYFWEQELIHYPDKEPVSWQEAIQESCLILLQKHIIDQSYVDEIIQCVETFGPYIIIAPEVAMPHSSEESAGVFGTAISFTKFKQSVTFTGDQEAKTATLFFTLAAQNPAEHLENIQQLMDLLMTDGVIADLLETNTPMDFKEVMEKYQL, encoded by the coding sequence ATGTTAACTTATTTTTGGGAGCAAGAGCTTATTCATTACCCTGATAAAGAACCGGTTAGTTGGCAAGAAGCGATTCAGGAAAGTTGTTTGATTTTACTCCAAAAACACATCATCGATCAGAGTTATGTCGATGAGATTATTCAGTGTGTCGAAACGTTTGGACCTTATATCATCATTGCTCCTGAAGTAGCTATGCCACATTCATCAGAGGAAAGCGCAGGCGTTTTTGGAACGGCCATTTCTTTTACAAAATTTAAGCAATCTGTCACTTTTACTGGCGATCAAGAAGCAAAAACAGCAACATTATTTTTTACATTGGCAGCCCAAAATCCCGCCGAACATCTTGAAAATATCCAGCAATTGATGGATTTATTGATGACGGATGGCGTGATTGCTGACTTGTTAGAGACAAATACGCCAATGGATTTTAAAGAAGTTATGGAGAAATATCAATTATAG
- a CDS encoding aldo/keto reductase, with the protein MRSILKVMKMKGLKKHMTLDKTKKLANGNEMPRLGLGVWRVEDGSEATNSVKWALEAGYRLIDTAAVYKNEAGVGEGIRQSGIPREEIFVTTKLWNEDQGYENAIKAFDKSLEKLGLDYVDLYLIHWPVAGKYKESWKALEEIYASGRAKAIGVSNFHQHHLEDLLTEANVVPMVDQIELHPTLTQEPLRKYLAENKIAVEAWSPLGQGNLLSEPVLVKIGEKYGKSAAQVIIRWHLQNDIIVIPKSVHEKRIQENFAVFDFELTPEEITAINQLNKDHRFGADPDNFDF; encoded by the coding sequence ATGCGTAGTATACTAAAAGTAATGAAAATGAAGGGACTGAAGAAACACATGACTTTGGATAAAACAAAAAAATTAGCAAATGGCAATGAAATGCCACGCCTAGGTTTAGGCGTTTGGCGTGTAGAAGATGGCTCAGAAGCAACAAATTCAGTAAAATGGGCTTTAGAAGCGGGTTATCGCTTGATTGATACGGCAGCCGTTTATAAAAACGAAGCAGGGGTGGGCGAAGGCATTCGTCAATCGGGTATTCCCCGCGAAGAAATTTTCGTGACGACGAAATTATGGAATGAAGATCAAGGCTATGAAAATGCGATTAAAGCGTTTGATAAAAGCTTAGAAAAATTAGGGCTAGACTATGTTGATTTATATTTAATTCACTGGCCTGTTGCTGGTAAATATAAAGAATCATGGAAAGCATTAGAAGAAATTTACGCAAGTGGTCGTGCCAAAGCAATTGGCGTTTCCAATTTTCATCAACATCATTTGGAAGATTTATTAACAGAAGCAAATGTTGTGCCAATGGTGGATCAAATTGAATTACATCCTACGTTAACACAAGAACCGCTACGAAAATATTTAGCCGAAAATAAGATTGCCGTGGAGGCTTGGTCTCCTCTAGGACAAGGTAATTTATTATCTGAACCAGTACTAGTGAAAATTGGTGAAAAATATGGTAAATCAGCGGCCCAAGTGATTATTCGTTGGCACTTACAAAATGATATTATCGTGATTCCTAAATCTGTTCACGAAAAAAGAATTCAGGAAAATTTTGCTGTCTTTGATTTTGAATTAACACCAGAAGAAATAACCGCAATTAATCAGTTAAATAAGGATCATCGTTTTGGTGCAGATCCAGATAATTTTGATTTTTAA
- a CDS encoding 3-keto-L-gulonate-6-phosphate decarboxylase UlaD — protein sequence MKRPNLQIALDHNSLEDALADCMKVGEIVDIIEVGTILCLQEGQKAIRCLKRMFPNKTIVADTNCADAGGTVARNVAQAGADFMTVICCATLPTMAAAQKEVRELQVELYGNWTMQQARQWRELGINQVIYHQSRDALLAGGSWGEKDLNKVQELIDLGFEVSVTGGLTVETLELFQTMAVATFIAGRGITESKNPEQAAKDFQKKIDQIWK from the coding sequence ATGAAAAGACCAAACTTACAAATCGCTTTAGATCATAATAGCTTAGAAGACGCTTTAGCAGATTGTATGAAAGTTGGAGAAATTGTCGATATTATCGAAGTTGGCACTATTTTGTGTTTACAAGAAGGCCAAAAAGCAATTCGTTGTTTAAAACGCATGTTTCCTAATAAAACGATTGTTGCTGATACAAATTGTGCTGATGCGGGCGGTACAGTTGCTCGTAATGTCGCACAAGCAGGCGCTGATTTCATGACGGTCATTTGTTGCGCCACCTTACCAACGATGGCTGCAGCTCAAAAAGAAGTCCGAGAATTACAAGTAGAACTATATGGAAATTGGACAATGCAACAAGCTCGACAATGGCGAGAATTAGGGATTAATCAGGTGATTTATCATCAAAGTAGAGATGCTCTTTTAGCTGGCGGCAGCTGGGGAGAAAAAGATTTGAATAAAGTTCAAGAACTAATTGACTTAGGCTTTGAAGTGTCCGTCACAGGTGGTTTAACTGTCGAAACGCTTGAATTGTTTCAAACAATGGCAGTTGCAACATTTATTGCGGGCCGTGGGATTACCGAATCAAAAAATCCTGAACAAGCAGCCAAAGATTTTCAAAAAAAAATCGATCAGATTTGGAAGTGA
- the cbpB gene encoding cyclic-di-AMP-binding protein CbpB: MIGTAVKELLLEKQETFLVPAENVANVMCLNPLSHAALVLSQVRYSKIPVLDKGDRFVGLIGLTDVVDKMFDLTSVDFEKLNEFTVADVMEVNVPVIGESWDLEEVLHLLVDASFLPVVDDNQRFKGIITRKEILKAVNHMAHELEKHHLVLPKSEEEMKVI; this comes from the coding sequence ATGATAGGGACTGCTGTAAAAGAATTATTATTAGAAAAACAAGAAACATTTTTAGTACCCGCTGAAAATGTCGCCAATGTAATGTGTTTAAATCCGTTAAGTCACGCGGCATTAGTCTTATCGCAAGTTCGCTATTCCAAGATTCCTGTGTTAGATAAGGGAGATCGCTTTGTTGGCTTAATCGGCTTGACAGACGTTGTAGATAAAATGTTTGATTTGACTTCAGTGGATTTTGAAAAATTGAATGAATTTACTGTGGCCGATGTAATGGAAGTCAATGTTCCTGTAATTGGTGAATCGTGGGATTTAGAAGAAGTGTTACATTTATTAGTAGATGCTTCTTTTTTACCAGTGGTTGATGATAATCAACGCTTTAAAGGTATCATTACACGCAAAGAAATTTTAAAAGCGGTCAATCATATGGCGCATGAATTAGAAAAACATCATCTTGTTCTGCCTAAATCAGAAGAAGAAATGAAAGTAATTTAA
- a CDS encoding N-acetyldiaminopimelate deacetylase, with protein sequence MAAFDYPKNEGVAFVEQEELIAIRRQLHQIPEIGLEEKETQAFLLNEIDKMKQPYLQVRTWQTGILVFIEGKNPQKTIGWRADIDGLPIQEEVVSAFQSKRPGFMHACGHDFHMTIGLGVLKELSQQQPDNNFLFLFQPAEENEAGGMLMYEDHAFGEWLPDEFYALHVNPDLPVGTISTRVGTLFAATCEVNITLKGKGGHAAFPHQANDMVLAATNLIQQAQTIVSRNVDPVVGAVVTFGTFHAGTACNVIAEEATLSGTIRTLTAETNEQTQRRIREISEGIAQSFQCEVTVHLDQKGYLPVVNEPACTTNFIEYISKQATVQFQQAPVAMTGEDFGYLLSKVPGTMFWLGVASPYSLHSAKFEPNEEALLFGVEAVSGFLKSLDN encoded by the coding sequence ATGGCGGCTTTCGATTACCCAAAAAATGAAGGAGTGGCTTTTGTGGAGCAAGAAGAATTAATTGCGATTAGACGGCAACTACATCAAATACCTGAAATCGGTTTAGAAGAAAAGGAAACACAAGCCTTTTTACTTAATGAAATTGATAAAATGAAGCAACCTTATCTGCAAGTTCGAACATGGCAAACTGGGATTTTAGTCTTCATAGAAGGCAAAAATCCTCAGAAAACCATCGGCTGGCGTGCTGATATTGATGGTTTACCTATTCAAGAGGAAGTGGTTTCTGCTTTTCAATCAAAACGACCAGGGTTTATGCATGCCTGTGGGCACGATTTTCACATGACAATCGGTTTAGGGGTTTTGAAAGAATTAAGTCAACAGCAACCAGACAATAACTTTTTATTTTTATTTCAACCTGCTGAAGAAAATGAAGCAGGTGGGATGTTGATGTATGAAGACCATGCGTTTGGTGAGTGGTTACCTGATGAATTTTATGCGCTTCATGTTAATCCTGATTTGCCAGTCGGAACTATTAGTACCAGAGTAGGGACATTGTTTGCTGCCACTTGTGAAGTGAACATTACCTTAAAAGGAAAAGGTGGACATGCGGCTTTTCCACATCAAGCAAATGATATGGTCTTGGCGGCTACCAATTTAATTCAGCAAGCGCAAACGATCGTTAGTCGAAATGTTGATCCTGTGGTTGGGGCAGTCGTTACTTTTGGGACTTTTCATGCAGGGACTGCCTGCAATGTGATTGCCGAAGAAGCAACTTTATCTGGTACAATTCGCACATTGACAGCAGAAACGAATGAACAAACGCAGCGAAGAATTCGCGAAATTAGTGAAGGTATTGCGCAATCTTTTCAATGTGAAGTAACTGTTCATCTTGATCAGAAAGGGTATTTACCTGTAGTGAATGAGCCCGCATGTACCACGAATTTTATTGAATATATAAGCAAACAAGCAACAGTTCAATTTCAACAAGCACCGGTTGCAATGACAGGTGAAGATTTTGGCTATCTATTGTCTAAAGTCCCAGGCACGATGTTTTGGTTAGGCGTGGCAAGTCCCTACAGCCTTCATTCTGCTAAGTTTGAACCCAACGAAGAGGCGTTATTGTTTGGAGTGGAGGCAGTTAGTGGCTTTTTAAAATCATTGGACAATTAG
- a CDS encoding mechanosensitive ion channel family protein, producing the protein MLILGLASTETVDSSAPDLAEATVKKVSALQRFWNNINWDAIVATLIEKSLSILFLIFLFFIIQRIGKYLIDRTYANYSKKQHFSESRLKTLHTLIINAFQYTLFFFFIYSLLTIVGVPVGSLLAGAGIAGVAIGLGAQGFMNDLITGFFIILEQQMDVGDYIRLLALNIEGTVTSVGLRTTQIKAVDGTVHFIPNRNITTISNLSRANMQVLIDVRINPEEGYEKICEVITEVNETLKEKYIESIQTGPDIFGMVDLGNGNFAVRTTMYVLNGKQFAVKEEFLAQYIKALTEAGFTIPNTPIIAK; encoded by the coding sequence ATGTTGATACTTGGTTTAGCCAGTACTGAAACAGTCGATTCTTCTGCTCCTGATTTAGCAGAAGCGACCGTAAAAAAAGTGAGCGCGCTACAACGCTTTTGGAACAATATTAATTGGGATGCCATTGTCGCTACCTTAATTGAAAAAAGTTTATCAATTTTATTTTTAATTTTTCTATTTTTTATTATTCAGCGAATCGGGAAATATTTAATTGATCGCACCTATGCAAATTATAGTAAAAAGCAACATTTTAGTGAAAGCCGTTTAAAAACATTACACACTTTAATCATTAATGCATTTCAATATACGCTGTTCTTTTTCTTCATCTATTCTCTTTTGACCATTGTCGGTGTGCCTGTTGGCTCATTATTAGCTGGAGCGGGAATTGCCGGTGTTGCCATTGGTTTAGGGGCTCAAGGATTCATGAATGACTTAATTACCGGATTTTTCATTATTTTAGAACAACAAATGGATGTAGGCGATTATATTCGCTTATTGGCGTTAAATATTGAAGGAACAGTTACTTCTGTCGGATTACGAACCACTCAAATTAAAGCGGTTGATGGAACTGTTCATTTTATTCCAAACCGAAACATCACCACAATCAGTAACCTGTCTCGTGCCAATATGCAAGTGTTAATTGATGTCCGCATCAATCCTGAAGAAGGTTATGAAAAAATTTGTGAAGTGATTACAGAAGTCAATGAAACATTAAAAGAAAAGTATATCGAAAGTATTCAAACTGGGCCAGATATTTTTGGTATGGTCGATTTAGGCAATGGCAACTTTGCGGTGCGAACGACCATGTATGTACTAAACGGCAAACAATTTGCGGTCAAAGAAGAATTTCTAGCCCAATATATCAAAGCATTAACAGAGGCCGGCTTTACGATTCCCAATACGCCCATTATTGCAAAATAA
- a CDS encoding PTS ascorbate transporter subunit IIC, which produces MGEFLLNSWTYFATNVLTQPAYLIGFIVLLGYLLLRRPFYECLAGFLKATVGYFILSVGSGGLVNNFRPILVGLKERFNLQAMVTDPYFGQNAVDAGLMKTFGRTFGDVMILLLIAFIMNILLVRFQKYTKLRAVFTTGNVQIQQAATAFWILLFCFPNLGRIEVLIFMGLILGCYWAVASNLTVGITQELTEGAGFAVAHQQMFGIFIFAKLAEWLKKRDQKKHRSEKVDKKLEDIELPGFLSIFNENMVATSILMLFFFGIILLVLGQDYLIQAKFMQEGQSFFFYIMTTSLNFAVYLAILQLGVRTFVDELTQSFQGISNTILPGAVPGIDVAATFGFGSPNAVTIGFLFGALGQFLMIGLLILLKSPTIVIAGFIPLFFDNAVIAVYANNRGGVKAACLFPFLSGLIQVGGSALFATWIGLSQYGGYLGMFDWATAWPLFTIIMKVLGYVGVAVVVIGLLIIPQLQYRKNPEGYFMIVNDYEQYAKKFQEN; this is translated from the coding sequence ATGGGGGAGTTCTTGTTAAATAGTTGGACTTATTTTGCTACGAACGTTTTAACACAGCCAGCATATTTGATTGGTTTCATTGTGTTATTAGGTTATCTCTTGTTACGGAGGCCCTTTTATGAATGTTTAGCAGGTTTTCTGAAAGCAACAGTTGGTTATTTTATTTTGAGTGTTGGTTCTGGTGGTTTGGTTAATAATTTTCGCCCTATTCTAGTAGGCTTGAAAGAGCGATTTAATTTACAGGCGATGGTTACCGATCCATATTTCGGGCAAAATGCAGTCGATGCAGGATTGATGAAAACCTTTGGACGAACCTTTGGTGATGTGATGATTTTGTTATTGATCGCATTTATTATGAATATTTTGTTGGTTCGTTTTCAAAAATATACAAAATTGAGAGCCGTTTTTACAACAGGGAATGTTCAGATTCAACAAGCAGCTACCGCTTTCTGGATTTTACTCTTTTGTTTTCCTAACTTAGGTAGAATCGAAGTACTAATTTTTATGGGCTTAATTCTTGGGTGTTATTGGGCAGTTGCTTCAAATTTAACGGTAGGGATTACGCAGGAATTAACAGAAGGTGCTGGTTTTGCGGTAGCCCATCAACAAATGTTTGGCATATTTATTTTTGCAAAATTAGCAGAATGGTTGAAAAAACGTGATCAAAAGAAACATCGTTCAGAGAAGGTCGATAAAAAATTGGAAGATATCGAATTACCAGGATTTCTATCCATTTTTAATGAAAATATGGTTGCTACGTCCATTTTGATGCTCTTTTTCTTTGGCATTATCTTGCTTGTTTTGGGACAAGATTATTTAATTCAAGCTAAATTTATGCAAGAAGGGCAGAGTTTCTTCTTTTATATCATGACCACTTCATTAAATTTTGCTGTCTATTTAGCTATCTTACAATTAGGCGTTAGAACCTTTGTCGACGAGTTGACGCAGTCATTCCAAGGAATTTCAAATACCATTTTACCAGGTGCTGTTCCTGGGATTGACGTAGCAGCGACTTTCGGGTTTGGCTCGCCCAACGCAGTAACAATTGGGTTTCTCTTTGGCGCATTAGGCCAGTTTTTAATGATTGGCTTACTGATTCTATTAAAGTCTCCGACAATCGTTATTGCGGGTTTTATCCCATTGTTTTTTGATAACGCTGTCATAGCTGTTTATGCAAATAATCGTGGCGGAGTAAAAGCTGCTTGTTTATTCCCATTCCTTTCAGGTTTAATCCAAGTAGGTGGCTCAGCTTTATTTGCTACATGGATTGGATTATCTCAATATGGCGGTTATTTGGGTATGTTCGATTGGGCAACAGCTTGGCCGTTATTTACAATCATTATGAAAGTTCTAGGCTATGTTGGCGTAGCAGTGGTGGTGATTGGGTTACTAATAATTCCGCAACTTCAGTATCGAAAAAATCCAGAAGGTTACTTTATGATTGTCAATGATTATGAACAATATGCTAAAAAATTTCAAGAGAATTAA